The sequence below is a genomic window from Thermoflavifilum sp..
AGTAAGGGAACATAATCGGAAATCGAAGCAATATTATATGCACCATCATCCTATAGGCGGGGGAATAAAGACGACTGGAGTAGCTGGTTTGCAATTTTATCCCTCTCATGAATTGGCTGGATTTCCACCAGATGGCGTGTTTGTTATGAATGCATTGGAAATCGGATGGATTGGATTTTTGTTGCAGTTATTCGTTTATTTTATCGTTTTAAAATATGCTATACATCAATATTATCATCAGAAAAATAAAGATATAAAGATCATATATGCAGGTATAGCATCTACTTTATTTGCATGGTATATATCAGATTATTCACAGGGGGCGGTGGGCAATTTCAGCATAAGTTTTATCTATTATGGATTATTGGCAGTTATAATAAAAGTGAATAGCTTAGTACCTAAAAATACATAAAAATGAAAGGTAATTATTTAATCCATCTATTGACGACATTACTTGTCATTTTATCCATCTGTCAGTGTAAAGGACAAGCAAATACTCAAATTATAAGAAGAGATACGCCGAAACTAATACAAGGGGTTTATTTGCCAGAAGATGATGCATTGGCAAAACAACTTGTACTATTAGCATTGGAAAATGCAGACATAAAAACATCACAATATCAGGTAGAAGAAGCTGAGGAACAACTTAAGCTTGCAAAGAACGAATGGTGGAATCAAGTAGTTCTAAGCGGCAATATTAATGAATATTCAATAAATCCTCCTCCTAAAAATGGGGGATATTACCCCTATTATCCTAGATATAATTTTGGGGGAACCATTCCGTTCGGGATATTTACGACACACACTCACAAAGTCAGGGCAGCGAAAAAAGCATTAGCCATAGCCGAAGAACAAAAAACACTGAAAATGCAACAAGTTAAAACGGAGGTATTAACTGCCTACCAGGATTATTTAATGTATAAGCAACAACTAATCACTGAAAATACATTGGTAGAAAATTTATATAATGTATATGTTCAAGCCGAACAAAAATTCAGAAATGGGCAAATCAGCATAGATGAATATAATAAAGCACTTCAAACCTATAATGGGGAATTAAACAACAAATTAACATTACAACGTGATTTAAATGTATCTAAATTAAAAATAGAAGAATTAATCGGAGTGCCTTTAGAAAATGTTTTAAGGGCTGTAGATAATATAAAAGGTAAATAATATATGCTGTCAAGTAAAATTATATGAATATTAGAATTTCAGAAGAAAGCATCAATAGTAAAGTCAAAACTATATATCTATATATCATTATTATATTTTCAATTCCGACAATAATTTTATTATACAAGTCAATTGAATGGCATCCAATACTGGATAGTCCTATTTTCCAATATATAGCATATAAAATTCTAAATGGAGTAACCCCATACAAGGAGATATTTGATATGAATCTACCTGGTACCTATTGGATACATATCATTACAATCAAAATATTTGGATTAAATTCAATTGGATTTAGAATAACAGACCTAATATTCTTGTTCATTATCCTTCTATCCGGAGGTCTGATTTTAAAAGAATATGGATCAGTCGCTGTTTTTACATTTATAGCTGTGTTTTCAGGGATACATTTAGCTGGCGGTGAAGCTAATATGGGGGAAAGAGATTACTTTATGACAGGATTTGTTGGATTATCCTTATATTTTATAATACAATACATAAAAAAAAGCAAAAACATAAATCTATTTATAGCAGGAATTTTTATAGGATATGCAGGATTTATAAAGCCGACAAGTTATATCTTATACTTTCTTATAGTTCTAATATTATTGATAAAGAAAAATGGAAACAATAAAATAATTATGGATAGCATACTACTAACAATAGGTGTATGTATATTTCCAGGCATATTTACATACTGGCTTTATAAAAACGGTGGAATAAATGATTTTGTTAATATATGTGTAAACTATTTGCCTATTTACCAAAATGGGTCTATAAGTTCAACATTTAAGTTAATATATAGCATATGGAAATCCCCATTAGATATTCTTATAGCAGGATCACTAATAATCCTTCCAATTGTATATGATAATCTATTTAAACAAGATAAAAAGAGAGAAACAACCTATTTGCTATTATTTGTTGGGGTATTATTCTTTTTATTCAATTTCGTCATTAAAGGTCAGGCCGAAAATAAATATAGATTATATCCAGGATATTATTTTTTTGCAATATATGCTGGTATTATTATATCAACAACATTAAAAGAAGAGAATTTAAAAACAAAATTATCTGGTACTATATATTTAATGATATCAATGTCTATAATATGTATGTACACAATTTTAACAATATATAAAAAAAACAGCGAAATAAATTATAATAGTTACATAACAAAAGAGAAAGAAACAGAAAAAGAGATCATAAAAATATTACGTAAAGATGGAATAAGAAAAGATGAAAAAATACAGATATTCGATGTTGTTGGAGGTGCTAATATACTTTTGAAATTAGGTGTAAACCCAGCGACAAAATATTTACAAGAAGTTCATTTTACAGAGATGCAATGGAAAGGTAACTTTCCTTTATATCTACAAAAGCAATGGGATAATTTTATATTCACTTTATACAGTGAGAAACCAGAGTATATTGTAATGTTGAAGAGTAGTTATTTTTACAGAGAAAAAGTTAGTAACATTGGAGTGGAATATGAGGTGAGGAATTTACTTAATCGCTTCTACCATATCATAAATGAAAACAATCAATTTATCATATACAAGTTAAAATAAACTTTTAATTATACTTCTTAAGATAGAATACAATATCAGGATTAATATACTTTGCTGAGTCTGAGAGAGTTTTACCATAAAAGTACATCTCATATTCATTCCGATAAACTCCATTAGCTTGCTGTTTTGCTAATGCTTCATGATTCAGAGTTAAATAAGTAGAATATAAAATAGCAGATAATCCCAAAAAGGCATATGTACAAACATAAACATAAATGTATTTGCGAAGATATTTGAGAATAAGCATTCTACTAATATTAAATAAAATAACAGCGATAAAAATAGGAAATATGGGAACCCAGAACCTGGGATCATAAAAAGGCCATAAAAGAATAACTACAGAATATAATACGCAATAGGATAAAACAGATAGAGAATGAATATCTTTAAACCTGAAGATAAGATAAAAAATAAATATAAGGGATAAAACTCCGGTCAGGTCAAAAAATACATGAACAATATTTAATTTTAAAAAATGATAAATTTTGTCTGAAGTAAGATTTGAAAAAATCTCACCTAGCTCATGAAAATGCCATAAAATTGGCTGATAGAAAGCAATACCGTGATTAAATTGATTCTCAAATACACCAGAATAATGCAATAACCCAAATAACTTGGCAAACCAAAAAATGGATAACAATAAAAGAGCAAAAATTACCATATATATTCTATATTTTTTAAAATGATATATAATAAATACTCTATGATAATAAAGAAAAGAAAACAGCAATGATATAACCAATGTAAAGCCGATTGTTCTGGTAAGAAAAGCTAAAAGAGAAAATATAAAAGAGTAAAAAATAAATTTTATTTTTTTATGGTTTAAATACTTGTGAAAGAAGTATAACCCACCGGACGAGAAAAAAAAGTATTGCATTTCAGATAAGGGATGAAGAAAAAACTTAATTATAGTCCAATTGAGAAGTACAAGTAAAAAATATATATATAACGCACTACGCGGAAATCCGAATATTTGAGTAATAAAATATAGACCTGCAAATAAATATATACCATTCAAAAATACGATGTTGAATGAATATAGTATGTGTAATTTATCTAAGATAAATAACATAATCGTATAACCGTAAGGTAAATAATCGTGTGCAGCATACGAGTTGGACGGACAACCATGTTCAATACAATTCAATATACTAAAATACCTGACTGTATCTACATGTAGCCGTAGTGTGGTGAGACAATTAATAAAATAAAAAAAAGAAATTATATAAAAAGCATATTCTAATGCTTTTTTTCTATTCATTCTAATATAAGGATGCATATATAAAATATTATATTCAGTATCTAATCAAAACTGATAACACATATGAGAGATATACCTACCATATTGAATAATAATCTATCAAACAATTTAAACATCGGAATGAATCGTTCATATATGTCAAGCAATAAAGACGAGAGATACGGTTTATGTAATAGCGTACCATTAACCCACCATCCTAATAACCCGGCTACATTAAAATAAAAATGCTTTATTATTTTTCCACCATGCGAATCTATCAAATGCCTGATATCCTGGTAACGATATCTGCGAAAATGATGAAGACGCTGATCTATATGATTGAATAATCTAGGATATGTTGGGACAAGAATAATAAGCCTACCAGACTCAGCAAGAAGATATCTACATATGTGAATAGCATGATCATCATCCTGTATATGCTCAAGAACATTTGTAGCTACTATTGTGTCGAAACGAGTATTTTGAAATTTAAAATAAATTTCGTCGGTATTTAGATTTAAATCTAAAGGAAAGATACCGGTAACGTGAGGATGATCATGAAATGTATTTCTGAGATGAAGAATATACTCCTTATTCACATCAGATAAAGCAACCCGGGAAAAATCGGCAATTAAATACCTTGAAATATTACCTATTCCACTTCCCAGCTCTAAAATATGCCCTGAGCAATAGGGCTTAATCTGTTCATATAGCCAATAATTAAAATGAGGCATTTTAGCAAACTGAAATAGAGTCTTATCCTCTATGTTCGACAATTGAACAACATGCTTCCTCTTCATTTCGACCAAAAATTGTACTTCAAAATGCACCATATAGCTCGTACCCCATCTTTCCAGTGAACCTTTTTCCCCTCTTGATAAGTCCTTCCATAATAAGAAATTCCCACCTCATAAATTCGAATATGAGGAATCTTCGCTATTTTAATGGTAACCTCAGGTTCAAAACCAAATCGTTTTTCCTTAAGAGGTATAGACTTAATGATATCCGATCGAAACAATTTATAACAGGTCTCCATATCGGTGAGATTCAGATTGGTAAACATATTGGTAAGAAATGTCAAAAATTTATTTCCAATGGAATGCCAAAAGAAAAGCACCCGATGAGAATATCCTCCTAAAAATCGGGAACCATATACCACATCTGCTTTACCTCTCAATACAGGTTTAATCAACAAGTTATATTCCTCGGGGTCATACTCCAAATCAGCGTCCTGAATAATCAAGTATTCACCGCTCGCGTGCCGAATACCTGTATGAATAGCTGCTCCCTTACCTTGATTCACCTCATGTTTCAAATAATGAATATCAAGCTCTGGATGACTCTGCATATAACGCATGACCGATTCTTCTGTAAGGTCGGTGGAACAATCGTTTACTATAATGATTTCTTTTTGAATATGATTTATCAATTGAACTGCAGATAATCGATCTAAAATCAGATGAATGGTATCGCCCTCATTGTACGCGGGAATAATAATAGATAATTTAGAAAATATAGACATAAAATGCAATTGGGGTTAAAACTCCATTCATGTGCAGATTTCTTTGTAAATCTAATCAGGATCTCAATAACATACAATAGTCTGAATTGTTTTCTATAGGAAAAGCTATATAAATTCTCGTAAAAGACAGAAAAAAGAAAGAAAAAATAAACTCATTCCATCCTCAGCACTGCAGCGCCTTTGATAAGGCCGGCTTTCAGATCGGCCAGTGCCTGATTGGCTTGAGCAAGGGGATAAAAGCTCACCTCGGTATGTATGGGCACATGTTGAATGGCAGCAAAAAAGGCTTCACCATCTTCACGTGTCAGGTTGGCAACGGATTGGATCTTGCGTTCTTCCCACAACCAGCGATACGGGAATGAAGGAATATCGCTCATGTGTATGCCTCCACAAACAACCTGTCCGCCTTTGTCCACCGCCTGTAATGCCTGTGGAATCAGCGCGCCTACCGGTGCAAACAAAATGGCCGCATCGAGCTTTACAGGCGGCAGATCAGAAGATCCTCCCGCCCAGTGTGCACCCATGCGCCGGGCAAAACGTTGACCCGCCTGATCACCATCGCGCGTAAAAGCATAGATTTCCTTGCCCTGATGCAGTGCGATTTGGGCGAGGATATGGGCAGCGGCTCCGAAGCCATACAGTCCGATGCGCCTGGCCGAGGGATGAATCATGCGATAGGCGCGAAAGCCAATCAAGCCCGCACAGAGTAGCGGAGCCATAGCAGGCGTCCGACAATTGTCGGGCAAGGCAAAAGCATAATCCTCATGTACCACCGTATATTCGGCATATCCACCCTGTCGGGTATATCCGGTAAACAAGGCATGGTCGCAAAGATTTTCCATGCCTTTTCGACAATAAGTACACGTGCCACAGGTATATCCCAGCCAGGGGATGCCCACCCAGTCGCCCACCTGCCAGCGGGAAACATGTTGACCCAGCGACACGATTCGACCGATGATCTCATGCCCGGGAATGAGCGGCAGAAGCGGATCGGGTAATTCACCATCCACCACATGCAAATCGGTTCGACATACACCACAGGCCACGACACGCACCAAGATTTCTTTTGACCCGGGCTCCGGATCAGGCCATTGCTTCCATTGCAGGGGCATTCGTTGCGCTTCCAGTACCATTGCGTGCATACGGCAAATAAAATGCTTACCCCAAAGCTACCAAAAAGAAAAATCGGCCTTTTCTGTTTTCATTCGAATGTCAGCCTATGCTTTTTCACACGTGCCTGAAATGCATCCACAAGCCGGTGCAGTAACCATTTTACCACCTCCAGTTCGTTCTTTCCTTTTAGATTTCCTGTAACGGTACGATCGGCGCCGTCCAGTTTGGCATAAGCCACATAATCGCCTCGCTCGTCCACATCTACACGCAGCGACACATATTCCAGCTTCAATCCCTTTTTGTGCATCATTTCAATCTGCCGCACCAGCAGGCGCAGTACGGGGAGGAAATACTCATCATTTTGCAGAAACAATGCAATACTTGCAGTTGCGCGTGAGGAAAACATAAAGCAATGTTTTTAAAAATGAAACCATGCTATTCAAATTTCCTTCGTATTGCAGTTGAAAAAGATGATTTCACTCACCTTGTGCGGATGATTCTAATCACCGATGAAGCTGATTTTACGAAGCGAGGAGGAATCCGTATTTTTGCAAGACTGATGGCCCCGTAGTTCAATGGATAGAACAGCGGTTTCCTAAACCGTTAATACAGGTTCGATTCCTGTCGGGGCTACATGGAATGGTGTCTTCATCGGAATAGCACTTATACAAAAGTTTTTCATAAGCAACGCCGGAAAAATTCAGTTCCCTTAAGTTCATAACACTTCAATCTGGTTGCGGAGCAGGTCGTCCAGCGTTTCGCGAGAACGAATCAAATGATACTGGTTGTTTTTTACCAACACCTCAGCCGGGCGGAATCGGGAATTATAGTTCGACGACATTTCAAAACCATAAGCACCGGCATTGTAAAATACCAGAAAATCTCCTTCGCGGATTTCATTGATTTTCCGATCCCAGGCAAAAGTATCGGTTTCACAAATGTTTCCAACAACTGTATAAATCCGTTCGGGACCCCGTGGATTGGAAATATTGCGAATCATGTGATAGGCATCGTAAAACATCGGACGAATGAGATGATTAAATCCTGAATTCACCCCGGCAAAAACCGTGGCCAGCGTTTGTTTGATCACGTTGACCTTTACCACAAAATAACCCGCCTGACTCACTAAATATTTACCCGGTTCGAAACACAGCGTGAGTGGCCGGGGATACTGTGCGGCAAACTGATTAAACAATGCAGATAATTTTTCACCTAACAACTCCATATCGGTTTCCGTATCATCGGGATGATAGGCCACTTTAAATCCGCTACCTAAATCAATAAAATCCAGTTCCTGAAAATGCTGGGCCATATCCAGCAAAATTTCCACTCCACGCAAAAACACATCCACATCTTTGATTTCTGAGCCGGTGTGCATGTGCAGGCCGTTTACATGTAACCCGGTTGATTTTACCACGCGTTCAATATGGCGAATCTGATGAATGGAAATTCCAAACTTGCTATCGATATGTCCGGTTGATATTTTGTAATGCCCGCCTGCATTGATATGCGGATTTAAACGAATGCACACCGGATAACTGCCGCCAAAGCGATTGCCGAATTGTTCCAGAATGGAAATATTATCAATGTTGATTTTTACTCCTAATTCTTTGGCTGCAATCATTTCATCCAGATCCACACAATTGGGCGTGAAAATGATTTGCTGGGGCTCAAACCCGGCACGTAATCCCAGCTGCACTTCCTGAATAGATACCGTATCGAGCCCCGTACCTAACTGGCGCATCAGCTTCAGGATATTGATGTTGGTGAGTGCTTTACAGGCATAATAAATCTGCACAGGCGCTTTTTGAAAAGCCTTCTTCATCTTGTCATATTGCTTCTGCATTTTTTCGGCATGATATACATAAACGGGCGTGCCGAATTGATGCGCAATATCCAGCAAAACTTCGCCTGGAAGGACATCAGGATGTGAAGATCGGGGCATAATGACTTATTCAATAACAGGCCGACAAAGATAGGTAAAAACTGCGTTTATGAGATTTGTAATCGTTATGGTAAAACAAAACCCATATCTGAAATCCTGTATGATGGGTTTATTTTTTTACAAAGCCTTCTCAGGCGCGCATTTCTTCTGCAAAAAACTGATGAAAGTAAGGGATGGTTTCAATGCCCTTAAGAAAATTGGCCAGATCAAATTTTTCATTGGGTGCATGCAAACAATCATCATCCAATCCAAAACCTAAAAACACCGTGTGGGCACCCAGGATCTGCTGGAAAACAGCCGTGATGGGAATGCTACCACCACCCCGCAGAGGTACCGGTTCTTTGCCTAATGTGGCTTTCATGGCACGCACCGCAGCCCGATAAGCCGCATGATCCATGGGCAACACATACGGATCACCACCGTGAAGGGCTTTCACTTCCACCCGCACACAGGCCGGTGCAATGCGTTTCAAATGATCGATGAGTAGTCGGGTGATTTTTTGATGATCCTGATGCGGCACCAGTCGACACGATATTTTGGCATAAGCTTTTGCAGGCAGCACTGTTTTTGCGCCTTCTCCCGTATATCCGCTCCAGATACCGTTGATTTCAAGCGTTGGTCTGATGCCGATGCGTTCACGCACGGTGTAGCCTGCTTCACCCCAGATATCGAGAATACCGGTTTCACGTTTAAATTGTGCCAGGTCAAAAGGTGCTTTTGCGAGTAATTGTCTTTCCTGATCGGAAATGATGTCCACATCATCGTAAAAACCGGGAATATTCACTCGATTATTGGCGTCGTGCAGCGAAGCAATCATCTGACAGAGTATAGTGGCCGGGTTGGGCACGGCACCACCATACACGCCGCTATGCAAATCATGGTCAGGACCCGAAACTTCCACCTGCACATACGATAATCCACGCACGCCTACATCAATGGAAGGTTGTTGCAGGCTGATCATGGCCGTATCGCTAACCAGCACGACATCGGCTCTGAGCATATCCCGATGTTGTTGCACAAATGTTGCCAGATGTGTGGAGCCGATTTCTTCCTCGCCTTCGATGATAAATTTCAGGTTTACCGGTAAAGTTGCTGTGCGTGTCATCATTTCCAGCGCTTTGACATGCATGAAAAACTGTCCCTTGTCATCGCTGGCCCCTCTTGCATAAATGCGTCCATCGCGAATGAGCGGATCAAACGGATCGTGATGCCATAGCTCAACTGGATCTACCGGCTGCACATCATAATGACCATATACCAGTACCGTTGGCAAATGATCGCCCACATGCTTTTCGGCATATACCACCGGATGACCTGCTGTGGGAAATATTTTCGCTACATCAGCTCCTGCATCTTCTAAATATTGCCTTACCCGTTCTGCACATTGCTGTATATCTTGCTGATGACTGGCATCGGTGCTGATAGAGGGTATCCGCAACAGGTGACATAATTCGTCCACAAAACGATGTTGATGCGTGGAAATATAATCCTGCCAGCGTTTCATACTAGTCTGCATCTTTCCTTATAAATTTACTTCTTTTCAAGAACGTTGAAAATCTGTAACACGTTTTACTCAGCATACGAATATGCAGCCTGATTTTGTTGCATGTAATTAGGCAAACAAACTTCAAAGGTTGTACCTTCACCATACACAGAGTGCACATCAATAGTACCACCCATCCGGCTGACCGCTTCCTTAGCAATATATAATCCAATACCTGCACCGGGCTTGTTTAAACTCTTCGTACGGAAAAACATTTTAAAAATGTTTTGTAAATGTTCCTGTATAATGCCTATTCCATTATCCGCTACCTGAATCACAGCCTGTTGAGGATTTACTTTTACGCGAATCGCCACCCATGGATTTTTTTCATCAGGCTTCTGATATTTTATCGCATTGGATATAAGATTATTGAATACCACACTAATCCGAAAATTATCTCCAATAAAAGGCACGGATTGGTCCACATCAATTTTAAACTCCACATTGGGGTGTAGGTGCTGACAATTGGCAATACTATCCTCAATCTGTTGTTTAAAGTTTACGGGTTCATATTCAATCTCCAGTCTTGAGTTTTTATAATATTCGATGATTTTCTGGATAAAATCATCAAGCCGGAGCACACTGGCTTCAATCATCTGTAAATAGCCATTCGGATCCACGACTGATTGATCCATTTTGGCCAGATTCAGAATGCCCAGAACCGACATCAAAGGCGAGCGTAAATCATGCGATGCACTGTAAATAAATCGGCTCAGTTCATCGTTGGTTTTTTCCAGCATCTGCATTTTTTCCCGGAGTTCCCGACGGGTGGTATAGATTTCATAAGCGTTGTGAATGGTATTATGCAATTCGGCCTCATTCCAGGGTTTGCGAATATAGCGGTATATGCGGCCTTCGTTAACGGCCTCAATCAACGCTTCGAGGTCCATGTGTGCTGTAAGCAGCACGCGCAGCGGATCCGGATATTTTTTACGGATATCGGTTAAAAATTCTACCCCCGTCATTCCGGGCATACGCTGATCGGCAATCACCAGATGGATGGGCTGTTCCTGATTCAGAATCTGATAGGCTTCGTCAATATGGGGAGCTGTAAAAATATCATAATCACGTCGAAAGGTAGCACGAAATGCGGCCAGGTTATTCACTTCATCATCCACATATAATATTCTGATGCGTTCAGCAGGCATACGTTAGCTATTTTGTTCCTTCACCTCCTGGGTTTGCATGACTGTTTTTGGGGTGGTCGGTAAAATTATGATAAATTCGGAACCTATTCCATAGGTAGTCTCTACAAAAATTTTCCCACCGTGTTTCTCCACGATGCTATACACGATAGGCAAGCCCAGGCCGGTGCCTTCACCTACTTCTTTGGTGGTGAAGAAGGGTTCAAATATTTTTTGTTTGACCTCGGGTGTCATGCCTGTACCGGTGTCGGCCACGCTGATGCGGATATGCTTGCCATCGGGCTCCATACTGGTGGTAATGATGATTTTTTCTTCTGTCGAAGGTTCACCCGCCTGCTGCGGGAAATGCTGGGGCTTGCTTTTAACCGCATGGATAGCGTTGGTAAGTAAATTCATGAGCATCTGGTTCAGCTTGCCTGGATAACATTCTATGAGCGGCAGCTGGGCATAATGTTTCTCGATG
It includes:
- a CDS encoding TolC family protein — encoded protein: MKGNYLIHLLTTLLVILSICQCKGQANTQIIRRDTPKLIQGVYLPEDDALAKQLVLLALENADIKTSQYQVEEAEEQLKLAKNEWWNQVVLSGNINEYSINPPPKNGGYYPYYPRYNFGGTIPFGIFTTHTHKVRAAKKALAIAEEQKTLKMQQVKTEVLTAYQDYLMYKQQLITENTLVENLYNVYVQAEQKFRNGQISIDEYNKALQTYNGELNNKLTLQRDLNVSKLKIEELIGVPLENVLRAVDNIKGK
- a CDS encoding glycosyltransferase family 39 protein, translated to MNIRISEESINSKVKTIYLYIIIIFSIPTIILLYKSIEWHPILDSPIFQYIAYKILNGVTPYKEIFDMNLPGTYWIHIITIKIFGLNSIGFRITDLIFLFIILLSGGLILKEYGSVAVFTFIAVFSGIHLAGGEANMGERDYFMTGFVGLSLYFIIQYIKKSKNINLFIAGIFIGYAGFIKPTSYILYFLIVLILLIKKNGNNKIIMDSILLTIGVCIFPGIFTYWLYKNGGINDFVNICVNYLPIYQNGSISSTFKLIYSIWKSPLDILIAGSLIILPIVYDNLFKQDKKRETTYLLLFVGVLFFLFNFVIKGQAENKYRLYPGYYFFAIYAGIIISTTLKEENLKTKLSGTIYLMISMSIICMYTILTIYKKNSEINYNSYITKEKETEKEIIKILRKDGIRKDEKIQIFDVVGGANILLKLGVNPATKYLQEVHFTEMQWKGNFPLYLQKQWDNFIFTLYSEKPEYIVMLKSSYFYREKVSNIGVEYEVRNLLNRFYHIINENNQFIIYKLK
- a CDS encoding methyltransferase domain-containing protein, which codes for MKRKHVVQLSNIEDKTLFQFAKMPHFNYWLYEQIKPYCSGHILELGSGIGNISRYLIADFSRVALSDVNKEYILHLRNTFHDHPHVTGIFPLDLNLNTDEIYFKFQNTRFDTIVATNVLEHIQDDDHAIHICRYLLAESGRLIILVPTYPRLFNHIDQRLHHFRRYRYQDIRHLIDSHGGKIIKHFYFNVAGLLGWWVNGTLLHKPYLSSLLLDIYERFIPMFKLFDRLLFNMVGISLICVISFD
- a CDS encoding glycosyltransferase family 2 protein, which gives rise to MSIFSKLSIIIPAYNEGDTIHLILDRLSAVQLINHIQKEIIIVNDCSTDLTEESVMRYMQSHPELDIHYLKHEVNQGKGAAIHTGIRHASGEYLIIQDADLEYDPEEYNLLIKPVLRGKADVVYGSRFLGGYSHRVLFFWHSIGNKFLTFLTNMFTNLNLTDMETCYKLFRSDIIKSIPLKEKRFGFEPEVTIKIAKIPHIRIYEVGISYYGRTYQEGKKVHWKDGVRAIWCILKYNFWSK
- a CDS encoding zinc-dependent alcohol dehydrogenase family protein, coding for MHAMVLEAQRMPLQWKQWPDPEPGSKEILVRVVACGVCRTDLHVVDGELPDPLLPLIPGHEIIGRIVSLGQHVSRWQVGDWVGIPWLGYTCGTCTYCRKGMENLCDHALFTGYTRQGGYAEYTVVHEDYAFALPDNCRTPAMAPLLCAGLIGFRAYRMIHPSARRIGLYGFGAAAHILAQIALHQGKEIYAFTRDGDQAGQRFARRMGAHWAGGSSDLPPVKLDAAILFAPVGALIPQALQAVDKGGQVVCGGIHMSDIPSFPYRWLWEERKIQSVANLTREDGEAFFAAIQHVPIHTEVSFYPLAQANQALADLKAGLIKGAAVLRME
- the lysA gene encoding diaminopimelate decarboxylase, whose amino-acid sequence is MPRSSHPDVLPGEVLLDIAHQFGTPVYVYHAEKMQKQYDKMKKAFQKAPVQIYYACKALTNINILKLMRQLGTGLDTVSIQEVQLGLRAGFEPQQIIFTPNCVDLDEMIAAKELGVKINIDNISILEQFGNRFGGSYPVCIRLNPHINAGGHYKISTGHIDSKFGISIHQIRHIERVVKSTGLHVNGLHMHTGSEIKDVDVFLRGVEILLDMAQHFQELDFIDLGSGFKVAYHPDDTETDMELLGEKLSALFNQFAAQYPRPLTLCFEPGKYLVSQAGYFVVKVNVIKQTLATVFAGVNSGFNHLIRPMFYDAYHMIRNISNPRGPERIYTVVGNICETDTFAWDRKINEIREGDFLVFYNAGAYGFEMSSNYNSRFRPAEVLVKNNQYHLIRSRETLDDLLRNQIEVL
- a CDS encoding dipeptidase, whose protein sequence is MKRWQDYISTHQHRFVDELCHLLRIPSISTDASHQQDIQQCAERVRQYLEDAGADVAKIFPTAGHPVVYAEKHVGDHLPTVLVYGHYDVQPVDPVELWHHDPFDPLIRDGRIYARGASDDKGQFFMHVKALEMMTRTATLPVNLKFIIEGEEEIGSTHLATFVQQHRDMLRADVVLVSDTAMISLQQPSIDVGVRGLSYVQVEVSGPDHDLHSGVYGGAVPNPATILCQMIASLHDANNRVNIPGFYDDVDIISDQERQLLAKAPFDLAQFKRETGILDIWGEAGYTVRERIGIRPTLEINGIWSGYTGEGAKTVLPAKAYAKISCRLVPHQDHQKITRLLIDHLKRIAPACVRVEVKALHGGDPYVLPMDHAAYRAAVRAMKATLGKEPVPLRGGGSIPITAVFQQILGAHTVFLGFGLDDDCLHAPNEKFDLANFLKGIETIPYFHQFFAEEMRA
- a CDS encoding hybrid sensor histidine kinase/response regulator, yielding MPAERIRILYVDDEVNNLAAFRATFRRDYDIFTAPHIDEAYQILNQEQPIHLVIADQRMPGMTGVEFLTDIRKKYPDPLRVLLTAHMDLEALIEAVNEGRIYRYIRKPWNEAELHNTIHNAYEIYTTRRELREKMQMLEKTNDELSRFIYSASHDLRSPLMSVLGILNLAKMDQSVVDPNGYLQMIEASVLRLDDFIQKIIEYYKNSRLEIEYEPVNFKQQIEDSIANCQHLHPNVEFKIDVDQSVPFIGDNFRISVVFNNLISNAIKYQKPDEKNPWVAIRVKVNPQQAVIQVADNGIGIIQEHLQNIFKMFFRTKSLNKPGAGIGLYIAKEAVSRMGGTIDVHSVYGEGTTFEVCLPNYMQQNQAAYSYAE